Proteins encoded together in one Planctomyces sp. SH-PL14 window:
- a CDS encoding PrkA family serine protein kinase, giving the protein MSGATLLSDISSRQNTQQFRQEHWQGTYSQYLDLVRTNGKIARTAYQRVYDMIIADGSYKIDKDLIRYKFFDDPHHNGEDAIYGLTKPLMELVNVFRSAALRYGSERRVLLLHGPVGSSKSTIARLIKRGLERYSKSDDGALYTFGWKEEDGTISWDPMHGEPLQLVPVASRAEVCAYLNEGRANGEYQVEIIGDVCPLSRHYFKERLEKANGDWTKVLEQIVVKRIFFSEQDRIGIGTFQPKDEKNQDSTELTGDINYRKIAQYGSESDPRAFNFDGEFNVANRGMIEFIEVLKLDVAFLYDLLGASQEHKIKPKKFAQTDIDTVIIGHTNEPEFRKLQSNEFMEALRDRTIKIDIPYVTELNDEHRIYTKDYNPQRVRKHIAPHTLEVAAMWAVLTRLEEPKHHGLSLMQKLKLYNGKTLPGFTAENVKQLRREAKHEGMHGISPRYVQDKVSNALVSNALATSLNPFMVMNELETGLQHHSLIPNDQLREHYRQLVSVVKEEYTDIVKNEVQRAIAADEDALTRLCSNYIDNVKAYTQREKVKNKFTGQDEEPDERLMRSIEERIDIPDSRKDDFRREIMNYIGALAIDGKVFNYKTNERLQKALEMKLFEDQKDTIKLTSLVSQVVDKDTQEKIDIVKSRLIRNYGYNDESATDVLQYVASIFARGDAKGDHHK; this is encoded by the coding sequence ATGTCCGGCGCAACGCTGTTGTCCGATATCTCGTCACGTCAAAACACCCAGCAGTTCCGCCAGGAACACTGGCAGGGGACGTACTCGCAATACCTCGACCTCGTCCGCACCAACGGAAAGATCGCCCGGACGGCCTATCAGCGCGTCTACGACATGATCATCGCGGACGGCTCCTACAAGATCGACAAGGACCTCATCCGCTACAAGTTCTTCGACGATCCCCACCACAACGGCGAAGACGCCATCTACGGCCTCACCAAGCCGCTCATGGAGCTCGTCAACGTCTTCCGCTCCGCCGCCCTCCGCTACGGCAGCGAGCGCCGCGTGCTGCTCCTCCACGGTCCCGTCGGCAGCTCGAAATCGACCATCGCCCGCCTCATCAAGCGCGGCCTCGAACGCTACTCCAAGTCCGACGACGGCGCCCTCTACACCTTCGGCTGGAAGGAAGAAGACGGGACGATCAGCTGGGACCCCATGCACGGCGAACCGCTGCAGCTCGTCCCCGTCGCCAGCCGCGCGGAAGTCTGCGCCTATCTCAACGAAGGCCGCGCCAACGGCGAATACCAGGTCGAGATCATCGGCGACGTCTGTCCGCTCTCCCGGCACTACTTCAAGGAGCGGCTGGAGAAGGCGAACGGCGACTGGACCAAGGTCCTCGAGCAGATCGTCGTCAAGCGGATCTTCTTCTCCGAGCAGGACCGGATCGGCATCGGCACCTTCCAGCCCAAGGACGAGAAGAATCAGGACTCGACCGAGCTGACCGGCGACATCAACTACCGCAAGATCGCCCAGTACGGCTCGGAGTCGGACCCGCGGGCCTTCAACTTCGACGGCGAGTTCAACGTCGCCAACCGGGGGATGATCGAGTTCATCGAAGTCCTCAAGCTGGACGTCGCGTTCCTCTACGACCTCCTCGGGGCATCGCAGGAACACAAGATCAAGCCCAAGAAGTTTGCTCAAACCGATATCGACACGGTCATCATCGGCCACACGAACGAGCCGGAGTTCCGCAAGCTCCAGTCGAACGAGTTCATGGAGGCCCTCCGGGATCGCACGATCAAGATCGACATCCCCTACGTCACGGAACTCAACGATGAGCACCGGATCTACACCAAGGACTATAACCCGCAGCGGGTGCGGAAACACATCGCCCCGCACACGCTGGAAGTCGCCGCCATGTGGGCGGTCCTGACGCGGCTGGAGGAGCCCAAGCACCACGGCCTCTCGCTGATGCAGAAGCTCAAGCTCTACAACGGCAAAACCCTCCCCGGCTTCACCGCGGAAAACGTCAAGCAGCTCCGCCGCGAGGCCAAGCACGAAGGGATGCACGGCATCTCTCCCCGCTACGTTCAGGACAAGGTCTCGAACGCCCTCGTCTCGAATGCCCTGGCGACGAGCCTCAACCCGTTCATGGTCATGAACGAGCTGGAAACCGGCCTGCAGCACCACTCGCTGATTCCCAATGACCAGCTCCGCGAGCACTACCGGCAGCTCGTTTCAGTGGTGAAGGAGGAGTACACGGACATCGTCAAGAACGAAGTCCAGCGGGCGATCGCGGCGGACGAAGACGCCCTGACCCGCCTCTGCTCCAACTACATCGACAACGTGAAGGCCTACACGCAGCGGGAGAAGGTCAAGAACAAGTTCACCGGCCAGGACGAAGAGCCGGATGAGCGCCTGATGCGTTCCATCGAAGAGCGGATCGACATTCCGGACTCCCGGAAGGACGACTTCCGCCGCGAGATCATGAACTACATCGGCGCCCTGGCGATCGACGGCAAGGTCTTCAACTACAAGACGAACGAGCGCCTCCAGAAGGCCCTCGAAATGAAGCTCTTCGAGGACCAGAAGGACACGATCAAGCTGACCAGCCTCGTCTCGCAGGTGGTGGACAAGGACACGCAGGAAAAGATCGACATCGTGAAAAGCCGCCTCATCCGCAACTACGGCTACAACGACGAGTCGGCCACGGACGTGCTCCAATACGTCGCCAGCATCTTCGCCCGCGGCGACGCCAAGGGCGACCACCACAAGTAA
- a CDS encoding HNH endonuclease, with protein sequence MARQKKAFQLAPVVEKLEISEKELEEAKAQVYRGALERVTRDDEISESEAASLNFIAGALGLRGVAEAELNESAAREVVARVLAKAFEDGVIDDSEAAHLGRIAKWVGLGKGELVSRYFHKEGESFLLGLFLSAVGDGHLSKEEWTRLCDSTAKLGLMQDDLQAAISRHATSFVERIFVNVKSDGRLSGEEEQYVRWLMDVLEIPDRTARYFEEQIRELRIFTNIQEGRLPSIVPPPRFEARAAEIVHFYDDAVFIQVRDLKSGRKIDRYTGTAAVTDNRFVFASAEKTMTVSLRQIVECVPFQEGVELRTSGRGNGIYDFGAQAKLATAILKVAIGRANQTIVERVDSPMSRSIPREVRQRVWQKYGGQCAECRATQYLEFDHIIPHSRGGSNSDNNIQLLCRGCNLKKLDHI encoded by the coding sequence TTGGCTCGCCAGAAGAAAGCATTTCAGCTGGCTCCGGTCGTCGAGAAGCTCGAAATCAGCGAGAAGGAACTGGAGGAAGCTAAGGCCCAAGTCTATCGAGGGGCCTTGGAGCGCGTGACTCGCGACGACGAGATCTCCGAGTCCGAAGCCGCCAGCCTGAACTTCATCGCGGGAGCTCTCGGACTTCGCGGCGTGGCGGAAGCTGAACTCAATGAGTCTGCCGCGCGCGAAGTCGTGGCGCGAGTACTGGCAAAGGCGTTCGAAGACGGCGTGATCGACGACTCGGAGGCGGCGCATCTGGGACGAATCGCGAAATGGGTGGGACTGGGCAAAGGGGAACTCGTCAGTCGCTACTTCCACAAGGAGGGAGAGTCATTTCTCCTGGGGCTGTTTCTGTCGGCAGTTGGCGACGGCCATCTCTCCAAAGAGGAATGGACGAGGCTTTGCGACAGTACGGCCAAGCTGGGATTGATGCAGGATGATCTGCAGGCAGCGATCTCGCGGCATGCGACGAGCTTCGTCGAGCGGATCTTTGTCAACGTGAAATCAGACGGACGTCTCTCGGGCGAGGAAGAGCAGTACGTCCGGTGGCTGATGGATGTCCTCGAAATTCCCGATCGGACCGCGCGATACTTTGAAGAGCAGATTCGGGAACTGCGAATCTTCACGAACATTCAGGAAGGGAGGCTTCCCTCTATTGTCCCTCCGCCTCGATTCGAGGCCAGGGCCGCGGAGATCGTTCACTTCTATGACGACGCGGTGTTCATTCAGGTCCGTGACCTGAAGTCCGGAAGAAAGATCGACCGTTACACAGGGACGGCAGCTGTCACGGACAATCGGTTTGTATTCGCCTCCGCGGAAAAGACCATGACGGTCAGCTTGCGGCAGATCGTGGAATGTGTCCCGTTTCAGGAAGGCGTGGAGCTTCGAACGTCCGGCCGGGGAAATGGAATCTACGACTTCGGAGCCCAAGCCAAACTGGCAACAGCAATCCTCAAGGTCGCCATCGGCCGCGCAAACCAGACAATCGTCGAGCGAGTCGACTCCCCCATGTCCCGATCCATCCCCCGAGAAGTCCGGCAGCGAGTCTGGCAAAAGTACGGAGGCCAGTGCGCCGAGTGCCGGGCAACGCAGTACTTGGAATTCGATCACATCATTCCGCACTCGCGAGGCGGCAGCAACTCGGACAACAACATCCAGCTCCTCTGCCGTGGCTGCAACCTCAAGAAGCTCGATCACATCTGA
- a CDS encoding DUF5666 domain-containing protein, translated as MGIAALTLIVLSMPKAMIHGEEKATSQTKTGVVQSVDPVARTIVVMVTREMTFAVTANTQIAEGDISRTLADVAVGDTVRVVYSLNADRARVASSATVLPATVLPVTTAPVGGPAGAEPQSPLRPGQIFSLQFPDLPATFDELVEAKGIKPQMTVFLPSNYAPDRKHPLLVFLNGGTGGRGDNPGIARALVDEADFVCVSLPLFHQAAPGSAGYDVVIRDADGRYMWPFYKRMLAELGRAVPNLDPARRVIGGTSNGAHAVQAIVDQSDGEAAEMFSAFFLVNGGGRLQRYDLLKEKPLLLAYGDKTLRASRLSEIVAAAKSGGTALTAYEMKGVGHAFPASEYPAIRKWLRGEAIGQTP; from the coding sequence TTGGGCATCGCCGCCCTGACTCTGATTGTTCTGAGCATGCCGAAGGCAATGATCCACGGCGAGGAAAAGGCCACCTCCCAGACGAAGACCGGCGTGGTCCAGAGTGTGGATCCAGTCGCCAGGACCATCGTTGTGATGGTGACGCGAGAAATGACGTTTGCGGTCACCGCGAACACTCAGATCGCGGAGGGCGACATATCACGGACGCTGGCAGACGTCGCGGTTGGCGACACAGTCCGAGTCGTGTACTCCCTGAATGCCGATCGTGCTCGCGTGGCGTCCAGCGCCACGGTCTTGCCCGCCACAGTCTTGCCCGTCACGACGGCACCCGTCGGCGGGCCAGCGGGCGCCGAGCCACAGTCCCCCCTGCGGCCGGGGCAGATCTTCTCGCTTCAGTTCCCCGATCTGCCGGCGACTTTCGATGAACTGGTTGAGGCCAAGGGCATCAAGCCGCAGATGACGGTCTTCCTGCCGAGCAACTACGCCCCCGACCGCAAACACCCGCTGCTGGTCTTCCTCAACGGTGGAACGGGAGGCCGTGGCGACAACCCGGGGATTGCGCGGGCCCTTGTCGACGAAGCGGACTTCGTCTGCGTGAGTCTGCCGCTGTTCCATCAAGCCGCTCCGGGTTCGGCCGGGTACGACGTGGTGATCCGCGATGCCGACGGCAGATACATGTGGCCGTTCTACAAGCGGATGCTGGCGGAGTTGGGGCGGGCCGTGCCCAATCTCGATCCGGCCCGCCGAGTCATCGGCGGAACGTCCAACGGTGCCCACGCTGTGCAGGCAATCGTTGACCAGTCGGACGGCGAGGCAGCGGAGATGTTCTCAGCCTTCTTCCTGGTCAATGGGGGCGGCCGCCTGCAGCGGTATGACTTGCTCAAGGAGAAGCCCCTGCTGCTTGCCTATGGCGACAAGACTCTCCGCGCGTCGAGACTGTCGGAGATCGTCGCCGCCGCGAAGTCCGGCGGCACCGCGTTGACCGCCTACGAAATGAAGGGTGTCGGCCACGCCTTCCCGGCGTCGGAGTACCCCGCGATACGCAAGTGGCTCCGCGGCGAGGCAATCGGGCAAACGCCGTAG
- a CDS encoding polysaccharide lyase: MTLGAWKCDRILLSARTGSIGPVGGIGMVLAAWLVLASCGDGAETVVVNPPPEVGPCSVELWKRSWPNCEYEDGVAAGRLSTTRRDGAYRWHVDYKVGEIGPENGGVGWRYPIASRESATLSYQLRFSPDFDWVKGGKLPGLSGGPENVTGGRPADGRNGFSCRVMWRKEGRGEAYVYHKNQAGKYGDSFPFPADFRFSTDVDLRVRMSVEMNAPGRRDGTLRVWVTPMGAGEDRLVVERRDMEWRSVTDFAVDSIQFETFHGGGDRTWAPTRPCWTEFHSLSVGD; encoded by the coding sequence ATGACTCTTGGCGCTTGGAAGTGCGACCGGATTCTCCTCTCCGCAAGGACCGGTTCAATCGGGCCGGTTGGCGGCATCGGGATGGTGCTGGCCGCATGGCTGGTATTGGCTTCGTGCGGCGATGGCGCGGAAACCGTCGTCGTCAATCCGCCGCCAGAGGTCGGCCCGTGCTCGGTCGAACTCTGGAAACGGAGCTGGCCGAACTGTGAGTATGAGGACGGAGTCGCCGCGGGCCGGCTTTCGACCACGCGGCGCGACGGAGCGTATCGCTGGCACGTCGACTACAAGGTTGGCGAAATCGGTCCCGAGAACGGCGGCGTCGGATGGCGGTATCCGATCGCGTCGCGCGAGTCCGCCACGTTGTCCTACCAGCTGCGGTTCAGCCCGGATTTCGACTGGGTCAAGGGGGGCAAGCTCCCCGGCTTGTCCGGCGGGCCGGAGAACGTGACCGGCGGCCGGCCGGCCGATGGTCGGAACGGATTCTCCTGTCGTGTGATGTGGCGGAAAGAGGGTCGCGGGGAGGCCTACGTCTACCATAAGAATCAAGCGGGAAAGTACGGCGACAGTTTTCCGTTTCCTGCCGACTTTCGTTTTTCGACCGACGTGGATCTCCGCGTAAGAATGTCCGTTGAGATGAATGCGCCGGGGCGCCGGGACGGGACGCTGCGGGTGTGGGTGACGCCGATGGGAGCAGGGGAAGACAGGCTCGTGGTGGAACGCCGCGACATGGAATGGCGCAGCGTCACGGATTTCGCCGTCGACAGCATTCAGTTCGAGACATTCCACGGGGGTGGTGATCGGACGTGGGCGCCGACGAGGCCCTGTTGGACCGAGTTTCATTCCCTCTCGGTCGGCGATTGA
- a CDS encoding DUF1648 domain-containing protein, whose product MIRSLLVLAPFVAAGHFAAYYSLLPARVASHFGASGAADGWMSRGAFGVTYVGTVLLMAALFGGISALVRRLPIGLINLPHREYWLAEPRREETLRRLNVEMGWLGLGTILLLIVTFQLCLEANRNGTFRLGNAIWGALAVYLVAMTVWLIRFVLRYSHVPSQRDGGHASLAGR is encoded by the coding sequence TTGATTCGCTCCCTCCTTGTTCTGGCACCGTTCGTCGCCGCCGGCCACTTTGCGGCTTACTACAGCCTGCTCCCGGCGAGGGTCGCTTCCCACTTTGGTGCGAGTGGGGCGGCCGATGGCTGGATGTCCCGCGGAGCCTTCGGAGTGACGTACGTCGGCACGGTCCTGCTGATGGCGGCTCTCTTTGGCGGGATTTCGGCCCTCGTCCGGCGGCTTCCGATCGGCCTCATCAACCTTCCGCACCGGGAGTACTGGCTCGCGGAGCCGCGGCGCGAGGAGACGCTCCGCCGGCTGAATGTCGAGATGGGATGGCTGGGCCTGGGGACGATCCTGCTGCTCATCGTGACGTTCCAGTTGTGCCTGGAAGCAAACCGTAACGGCACCTTTCGGCTCGGCAATGCGATCTGGGGAGCGCTGGCGGTCTACCTGGTGGCGATGACCGTCTGGCTCATTCGGTTTGTGCTTCGGTACTCTCACGTGCCGAGCCAGCGGGACGGGGGCCACGCCAGCCTCGCCGGTCGGTGA
- a CDS encoding DoxX family protein, protein MSIRTAVVRRTHRSLHYVTRHKKENSMPSKAQRITGWALTGLVGLFMIGASGAPKFFDFPGKNEMMDKLGIPLPLLPTIAVLEIAVTVIYLIPRTSFLGAILMTGYLGGAVFTHLRVGDPWYFPIIIGLLAWLGLALRQPMIFSLARDGAIGPRSTPT, encoded by the coding sequence TTGTCGATTCGCACCGCCGTCGTTCGACGCACTCACAGATCTCTTCACTACGTCACACGGCACAAGAAAGAAAACAGCATGCCATCCAAAGCACAACGGATCACCGGCTGGGCTCTGACGGGACTCGTCGGTCTGTTCATGATCGGAGCCAGCGGGGCTCCCAAGTTCTTCGATTTTCCCGGCAAGAACGAGATGATGGACAAGCTGGGAATTCCGCTGCCGCTCCTTCCCACGATCGCTGTCCTCGAAATCGCCGTGACCGTCATTTATCTCATCCCGCGCACCTCGTTTCTGGGAGCGATCCTGATGACGGGATATCTCGGCGGTGCCGTCTTTACTCACCTCCGAGTCGGCGATCCGTGGTACTTCCCGATCATCATCGGCCTGCTGGCATGGCTCGGTTTGGCGCTGAGACAGCCAATGATCTTCTCTTTGGCAAGAGATGGCGCAATCGGGCCTCGCTCAACGCCCACGTGA
- a CDS encoding protein-disulfide reductase DsbD family protein: protein MSVRSARPVAVYGGLWAILMALGSAAFADVTLAGKAQPVVSARLERSLVDQSRAILTVELELPPGATTNSVHKKPGVTGETRLDLSETMDVTAVGAVDETPAPKSVTDPQTGETLTKHTGTVRFTQELRLTGKAPQVGGSIRFIYCHKGSCQRLTESFAAKLDTAATKTSSVALLADEPAGKAGETDLLDPPVDLPGPKGSLDLNKLDLGKGLKIGASGADEIARPATSAKPDVRAELHPLEGSNDTVVLQVIVECPPDHYTYSQNKKVNKKPTRITVEETAGVTPAEELFSESPAATVYFEEAFNQNIEKHEGTVTFSRKYKVADASKLETVKMTGNVNLLMCKHGECTPFPKLPFTATYHATSVTMAAAPATDLKVNTASGSTLLSNLLLAFVGGIILNVMPCVLPVIGIKVVSFVEQSGENRWRIFALNWTYAAGSMLVFLILGTLAALFSMNSGQIFQSDAFLIVFGVVVFAMALSLLGVFELNLPGVATGFGLNNEKEGLIGAFISGVVATFLATPCIGPFMGPALGWSLGQSTPIIYAIWITLGLGMSLPYLILGLAPGLVSWLPRPGMWMVRFKQFSGFLLLATVLFLIQPLERNGKSAAAPTGSMPVVASADTVEPEVAATKGHSVEKPLTGVLIAFLGLGIGLWMIGNLYNHASSAGEKWKVRAAAMTVALPLMWYGTADHFGLRLLPNQELAWEPWTEQRMQEHLAEGHPLLIDFTADWCATCKFNEATALNRSGTKKFVEENKFIAMKADFTDESPEIKKWLTKFKMSGVPVYVIFPPGESREPIVFEGVVTQGMVLEKLTEALKRSKAAATAKKVSEPANVVGSF, encoded by the coding sequence ATGAGCGTACGGAGCGCGCGACCGGTGGCAGTGTACGGGGGCCTGTGGGCCATTCTGATGGCCCTCGGCTCGGCAGCTTTTGCCGATGTCACGCTGGCCGGAAAGGCTCAACCGGTCGTCTCCGCCCGGCTGGAGCGGTCGCTGGTCGACCAGTCCCGCGCCATCCTGACCGTCGAACTGGAGCTCCCGCCGGGAGCGACCACGAACTCCGTCCATAAGAAGCCGGGCGTCACGGGCGAGACCCGGCTCGACCTCTCCGAGACCATGGACGTCACGGCGGTCGGCGCCGTCGACGAAACGCCCGCTCCCAAGTCGGTGACCGATCCCCAGACCGGGGAGACCCTGACCAAGCACACGGGAACGGTCCGGTTCACGCAGGAGCTGCGGCTCACCGGGAAGGCCCCGCAGGTCGGCGGCTCGATCCGATTCATCTACTGTCACAAGGGAAGCTGCCAGCGCCTCACCGAGTCCTTCGCAGCGAAGCTCGATACGGCCGCGACCAAAACCAGCTCCGTCGCCCTCCTGGCCGATGAACCCGCGGGCAAAGCGGGCGAAACCGATCTCCTCGATCCCCCCGTCGACCTCCCGGGACCGAAGGGATCGCTGGATCTCAACAAGCTCGATCTCGGCAAGGGCTTGAAGATCGGCGCGTCCGGCGCTGACGAAATCGCCCGTCCGGCCACGTCCGCCAAACCCGATGTCCGGGCGGAACTGCATCCGTTGGAAGGCTCGAACGATACGGTCGTCCTGCAGGTGATCGTGGAATGTCCGCCGGACCACTACACCTACTCGCAGAACAAGAAGGTCAACAAGAAGCCGACGCGGATCACCGTTGAGGAGACCGCCGGAGTCACCCCGGCGGAAGAACTCTTCAGCGAAAGCCCGGCCGCCACGGTCTACTTTGAAGAGGCGTTCAATCAGAACATCGAAAAGCACGAAGGGACCGTGACCTTCTCCCGGAAGTACAAGGTCGCCGACGCTTCCAAGCTGGAAACCGTCAAGATGACCGGGAACGTCAACCTGCTCATGTGCAAGCACGGGGAGTGCACGCCGTTCCCCAAGCTCCCGTTCACGGCCACCTATCACGCCACCTCAGTCACGATGGCCGCGGCTCCGGCGACGGACCTCAAGGTGAACACCGCTTCCGGCAGCACTCTGTTGAGCAACCTCCTGCTGGCCTTCGTCGGCGGGATCATCCTCAACGTCATGCCGTGCGTCCTTCCGGTCATCGGGATCAAGGTCGTCAGCTTCGTCGAGCAGTCGGGCGAGAACCGCTGGCGGATCTTCGCCCTGAACTGGACCTACGCCGCCGGCAGCATGCTGGTGTTCCTGATCCTGGGGACGCTGGCCGCCCTGTTCTCGATGAACTCGGGCCAGATCTTCCAGAGCGACGCCTTCCTGATCGTCTTCGGCGTCGTCGTCTTCGCCATGGCTCTCAGCCTCCTCGGGGTCTTCGAACTCAACCTCCCCGGGGTCGCGACCGGCTTCGGCCTCAACAACGAGAAAGAAGGACTCATCGGGGCCTTCATCTCCGGCGTCGTTGCGACGTTCCTGGCGACCCCCTGCATCGGCCCCTTCATGGGACCGGCCCTCGGCTGGTCGCTCGGCCAGTCGACTCCCATCATCTACGCGATCTGGATCACCCTTGGTCTCGGGATGTCGCTGCCCTACCTGATCCTCGGCCTCGCTCCGGGGCTCGTGAGCTGGCTCCCCCGTCCCGGCATGTGGATGGTCCGCTTCAAGCAGTTCTCCGGGTTCCTGCTGCTGGCGACGGTTCTCTTCCTGATCCAGCCGCTCGAGCGGAACGGCAAGTCGGCGGCGGCGCCGACGGGGAGCATGCCGGTCGTGGCGAGTGCCGACACGGTGGAGCCGGAAGTCGCGGCCACCAAGGGCCACAGCGTCGAAAAGCCGCTGACGGGAGTCCTGATCGCTTTCCTCGGGCTCGGCATCGGGCTGTGGATGATCGGGAACCTGTACAACCACGCCTCGTCGGCTGGCGAGAAGTGGAAGGTCCGCGCCGCCGCGATGACGGTTGCCCTGCCGCTGATGTGGTACGGGACGGCGGATCACTTCGGGCTGCGGCTGCTTCCGAATCAGGAGCTGGCGTGGGAGCCTTGGACCGAGCAGCGGATGCAGGAGCATCTTGCGGAGGGCCATCCGCTGCTGATCGACTTCACGGCGGACTGGTGCGCGACCTGCAAGTTCAATGAGGCGACCGCGCTGAACCGTTCGGGGACGAAGAAGTTTGTTGAGGAGAACAAGTTCATCGCGATGAAGGCGGACTTCACCGACGAGAGCCCCGAGATCAAGAAGTGGCTGACCAAGTTCAAGATGAGCGGGGTTCCGGTCTATGTGATCTTCCCGCCCGGGGAGAGCCGTGAGCCGATCGTCTTTGAAGGGGTGGTCACGCAGGGGATGGTGCTGGAGAAACTCACCGAAGCGCTGAAGCGGAGCAAGGCCGCCGCGACCGCGAAGAAGGTGAGCGAGCCCGCGAACGTCGTCGGTTCGTTCTAG
- a CDS encoding transglutaminase N-terminal domain-containing protein → MKYRIVHITRYSGTEPISVGHNEAWLTPRDSTSQKCLNHTLDIRPEPSITSRRTDYFGNTVTQFSFNQGYRALTVTAVNEVDLQIPTRPTTVDPAWETVVESVRRHQTPEDLTAYEFGFDSPRCKARDEFAEYGRVSFYPGRPILEALSDLMRRIHTEFRYDTLATSVTTPVDQVFKLRKGVCQDFSHLMISILRSLGLAACYVSGYLRTLPPPGRPRLVGADASHAWLSAWCGPMGWVDLDPTNNKIPDVDHITVARGRDYGDVAPLKGVYIGGGKHELTVSVDVSEVEAGAGAPVQTATGVS, encoded by the coding sequence ATGAAGTACCGCATCGTTCACATCACCCGCTACAGCGGGACGGAGCCGATCTCCGTAGGGCACAACGAGGCGTGGCTGACGCCACGGGACTCCACGTCGCAGAAGTGCCTCAACCACACGCTGGACATCCGCCCCGAGCCGTCGATCACGTCGCGGCGGACCGACTACTTCGGGAACACGGTGACGCAGTTCTCGTTCAACCAGGGTTATCGGGCCCTGACCGTGACGGCGGTGAACGAGGTCGATCTCCAAATTCCGACGCGGCCGACGACGGTCGATCCGGCCTGGGAGACTGTGGTGGAATCCGTTCGCCGGCACCAGACGCCGGAGGACCTGACCGCCTACGAGTTTGGCTTCGACTCCCCGCGCTGCAAGGCCCGCGATGAATTTGCCGAGTACGGGCGGGTCTCGTTTTATCCCGGCCGTCCGATTCTCGAGGCGCTGAGCGACCTTATGCGGCGGATTCACACGGAGTTCCGGTACGACACGCTGGCGACGAGCGTGACGACGCCGGTCGATCAGGTGTTCAAGCTGCGGAAGGGAGTCTGCCAGGACTTCAGCCACCTGATGATCTCGATCCTCCGCTCGCTGGGGCTCGCAGCCTGTTATGTGAGCGGGTATCTGCGGACCCTCCCCCCGCCGGGACGGCCTCGGCTGGTCGGGGCGGATGCTTCGCACGCGTGGCTCTCGGCCTGGTGCGGGCCGATGGGGTGGGTGGACCTGGACCCGACGAACAACAAGATCCCGGATGTGGACCACATCACGGTCGCCCGCGGACGGGACTATGGTGACGTGGCTCCGCTGAAGGGGGTCTATATCGGCGGCGGGAAACACGAGCTGACGGTGAGCGTGGATGTCTCGGAGGTCGAGGCGGGGGCGGGGGCTCCGGTGCAGACGGCGACGGGCGTGTCGTAG
- a CDS encoding zinc-ribbon domain-containing protein — MIIVGWGGRRKVLGTVSCGTCPHCMNDCPWEIVEQSSEARLYFVPIARWSKKYYVACSICSFGAELASREKAQNLLLSELESRATSEVQAARGETNSQPLLEIPLSYLAQTDKQPTTSEQPSQAPVVAKSGITTETDETEKPSEITQPDSLTPVVAKSGTPTETDETERPSGVIPSDSLTEAVAITGLLAIFAVIVTLFAMSSTPTPLRQAPVAPPSASREVRKNWETAVEHVSWDVLQLRNNLLDHAKTRYLKAKTALGGPWPHNVDDHRFLDENYESARRNLSSMKTIAALNAYATAMNY, encoded by the coding sequence ATGATCATCGTCGGATGGGGTGGGCGCCGAAAAGTGCTTGGCACAGTCAGCTGCGGCACATGCCCTCATTGCATGAACGACTGCCCTTGGGAAATTGTGGAGCAATCCAGCGAGGCTCGGCTCTACTTTGTTCCTATTGCAAGGTGGAGCAAGAAGTACTACGTGGCTTGTTCGATCTGCAGCTTCGGAGCGGAACTGGCGAGTCGAGAGAAAGCTCAGAATCTACTTCTTAGCGAATTGGAGAGCCGTGCGACTTCCGAAGTTCAGGCTGCAAGAGGCGAGACCAATTCACAGCCGTTGCTGGAGATCCCGCTGAGTTATCTTGCTCAGACTGATAAGCAGCCGACGACTTCTGAGCAACCCTCTCAAGCTCCGGTCGTGGCCAAGTCCGGGATTACCACGGAAACGGACGAGACTGAGAAACCCTCTGAAATCACACAGCCCGATTCACTAACTCCGGTTGTGGCGAAGTCCGGAACGCCCACCGAAACGGACGAGACAGAAAGACCCTCTGGTGTCATACCGTCCGACTCGCTGACAGAGGCCGTGGCGATCACTGGCCTGTTGGCGATCTTTGCGGTTATCGTGACGTTATTTGCGATGTCGTCGACACCGACTCCGTTACGACAGGCACCGGTTGCACCGCCTTCGGCATCTCGTGAAGTTAGGAAGAATTGGGAAACAGCGGTTGAACACGTTTCTTGGGATGTTCTGCAACTTCGCAATAACCTCCTCGATCATGCCAAGACCAGATATCTGAAGGCAAAGACGGCCCTTGGAGGTCCTTGGCCTCATAACGTGGATGATCACCGTTTCCTCGATGAGAACTACGAATCTGCTCGAAGGAACTTGAGCTCAATGAAAACGATCGCAGCGCTGAACGCGTATGCGACTGCTATGAACTATTGA